A genome region from Deltaproteobacteria bacterium includes the following:
- a CDS encoding prepilin peptidase, producing MVGSFLNVVIARLPAGESIVSPRSHCPKCRSQIAWYDNIPVLSWLILRGRCRSCKATISPRYPLIELLACALMTALFLRLGVTWQFAFWAPLSMVFLAIVFLDIDHYWIPDLLSIPAMIWALLGAFLPDRIGIIAALIGLLPALALFLIAKIFSAMMHREGMGLGDVKLLAVIGLALGVFPTILVVLFASLQGTIIGLIIIALGGHKPKEPAADGWTPHARAIPFGPFLILAALEILLLPEYFLQLPIKLLKL from the coding sequence GTGGTTGGATCATTTTTAAATGTAGTCATTGCGCGTCTACCCGCAGGTGAATCTATTGTATCGCCACGATCACACTGCCCAAAATGCCGCAGTCAAATTGCTTGGTACGACAACATTCCCGTGCTTAGCTGGCTTATTTTGCGTGGTCGTTGTCGCTCATGCAAAGCTACGATATCACCGCGCTATCCCTTAATAGAATTATTAGCTTGCGCTTTAATGACTGCCTTATTTTTACGTTTGGGAGTTACCTGGCAATTTGCTTTTTGGGCGCCACTCTCCATGGTTTTTTTAGCCATTGTATTTCTCGATATTGATCATTATTGGATACCTGATCTCTTAAGTATTCCGGCAATGATTTGGGCATTGCTGGGTGCCTTTTTACCTGACCGTATTGGTATAATTGCTGCTCTTATTGGACTACTTCCCGCGCTTGCATTATTTCTTATCGCCAAAATTTTTAGTGCCATGATGCATCGTGAGGGAATGGGATTAGGTGATGTTAAGCTTTTGGCGGTAATCGGGTTGGCGCTTGGAGTTTTTCCAACCATCCTGGTAGTTTTATTTGCTTCGCTGCAAGGCACTATTATCGGCTTAATTATAATAGCTCTTGGTGGTCATAAGCCTAAAGAACCAGCAGCAGATGGTTGGACTCCTCATGCACGAGCAATACCATTTGGTCCTTTTTTGATTTTAGCCGCTTTAGAAATCTTGTTGTTACCTGAATATTTTTTACAATTGCCCATAAAACTGCTTAAGCTTTAA